One Agrococcus jenensis genomic region harbors:
- a CDS encoding sigma-70 family RNA polymerase sigma factor — translation MTSDQTDAAKRDDFAEQAMQYADQLYGAAMRMTRNPADAADLVQDTLLKAYAAYGSFKQGTNLRAWLYRIQTNTYINTYRKQQRRPFEAPLDDLEDWQVGDAESFTATASRSAEAEAIHRMPSGIVKDALQQVPEDFRMAVYWVDVEGLSYAETAEVMESPVGTVMSRLHRGRKLLRGLLADYAREQGIAVQGTTEKEKKP, via the coding sequence ATGACAAGCGACCAGACCGACGCCGCGAAGCGCGACGACTTCGCCGAGCAGGCCATGCAGTACGCCGACCAGCTCTACGGCGCGGCGATGCGCATGACGCGCAACCCGGCAGACGCCGCCGACCTCGTGCAGGACACGCTGCTCAAGGCGTACGCGGCGTACGGCTCGTTCAAGCAGGGCACGAACCTGCGCGCGTGGCTGTACCGCATCCAGACCAACACCTACATCAACACCTATCGCAAGCAGCAGCGGCGGCCCTTCGAGGCGCCGCTCGACGACCTCGAGGACTGGCAGGTCGGCGACGCCGAGTCGTTCACCGCCACCGCCTCGCGCAGCGCCGAGGCCGAGGCGATCCATCGGATGCCGTCCGGCATCGTCAAGGACGCCCTCCAGCAGGTCCCCGAGGACTTCCGCATGGCCGTCTACTGGGTCGACGTCGAGGGCCTCAGCTACGCCGAGACGGCGGAGGTCATGGAGTCGCCCGTCGGCACCGTGATGAGCCGCCTCCACCGAGGGCGCAAGCTGCTCCGCGGCCTGCTCGCCGACTACGCCAGGGAGCAGGGGATCGCCGTGCAGGGCACCACCGAGAAGGAGAAGAAGCCGTGA
- the aceB gene encoding malate synthase A, whose amino-acid sequence MHDRIRITDTAEGQDRVLTDEALAFLLALHDRFEPTRQQLLQIRRKRRAAFADGDSPRFLESTRRIREDASWRVAPPAPGLEDRRVEITGPIERKMTINALNSGAKVWLADCEDASSPLWRNVIASQVNLQDAIRDRIAFTSPEGKRYRVTAETTPTIVVRPRGWHLDEHRILVDGTPVSGALVDFGLHVFHNADELIARGRGPYFYLPKLESHIEARLWNEVFVVAQHLLVIPQGTIRATVLIETITAAFEMEEILFELREHSAGLNAGRWDYLFSMIKAFRLRGPAFVLPDRSQLTMTAPFMRAYTEQLVRACHRRGAHAIGGMAAFVPSARDPEATGRALAAVAADKAREAADGFDGSWVAHPGLVATCREAFDAVLGERPNQLERTREEVPVDGDALIDLSTTRGEITDGGLRSNIEIGIRYMEAWLRGHGAVAIHSLMEDAATAEISRSQVWQWIHNESSTSDGRTITRERCESIVDELAAGFDLTEGNRFREAIALFREIALEETYPAFLTLAGTERYLGDGVERPTTGSIPVQDAPEDAPARLAA is encoded by the coding sequence ATGCACGACCGCATCCGCATCACCGACACCGCCGAGGGCCAGGACCGGGTCCTGACCGATGAGGCCCTGGCGTTCCTGCTCGCGCTGCACGACCGCTTCGAGCCCACGCGGCAGCAGCTGCTGCAGATCCGCCGCAAGCGCCGCGCGGCCTTCGCCGACGGCGACTCGCCGCGCTTCCTGGAGTCGACTCGCCGCATCCGCGAGGACGCCAGCTGGCGCGTGGCGCCGCCGGCCCCCGGGCTCGAGGACCGCCGCGTCGAGATCACCGGGCCGATCGAGCGCAAGATGACCATCAACGCGCTCAACTCGGGCGCGAAGGTCTGGCTCGCCGACTGCGAGGACGCGTCGAGCCCGCTGTGGCGGAACGTGATCGCGAGCCAGGTGAACCTGCAGGACGCCATCCGCGACCGGATCGCGTTCACGAGCCCGGAGGGCAAGCGGTACCGCGTCACGGCCGAGACGACGCCGACGATCGTCGTCCGGCCGCGCGGCTGGCACCTCGACGAGCACCGCATCCTCGTCGACGGCACGCCCGTCTCGGGCGCGCTCGTCGACTTCGGGCTGCACGTCTTCCACAACGCCGACGAGCTCATCGCCCGCGGGCGCGGCCCGTACTTCTACCTGCCGAAGCTCGAGAGCCACATCGAGGCGCGGCTGTGGAACGAGGTCTTCGTGGTGGCGCAGCACCTGCTCGTCATCCCGCAGGGCACGATCCGCGCGACCGTGCTCATCGAGACCATCACGGCGGCGTTCGAGATGGAGGAGATCCTCTTCGAGCTGCGAGAGCACTCGGCGGGCCTCAACGCCGGCCGATGGGACTACCTCTTCTCGATGATCAAGGCGTTCCGCCTGCGCGGCCCGGCCTTCGTGCTGCCCGACCGCTCGCAGCTCACGATGACGGCGCCCTTCATGCGCGCCTACACCGAGCAGCTCGTGCGCGCGTGCCACCGGCGCGGCGCGCACGCGATCGGCGGGATGGCCGCGTTCGTGCCCAGCGCGAGGGACCCGGAAGCGACGGGGCGTGCGCTCGCGGCGGTCGCGGCCGACAAGGCGCGCGAGGCGGCCGACGGCTTCGACGGCTCGTGGGTCGCGCATCCGGGACTCGTCGCGACGTGCCGCGAGGCGTTCGACGCGGTGCTGGGCGAGCGCCCGAACCAGCTCGAGCGCACCAGGGAGGAGGTGCCGGTCGACGGCGACGCGCTCATCGACCTGTCGACGACGCGCGGCGAGATCACCGACGGCGGCCTGCGCTCCAACATCGAGATCGGCATCCGCTACATGGAGGCGTGGCTGCGCGGGCACGGGGCGGTCGCGATCCACTCGCTCATGGAGGATGCCGCGACGGCCGAGATCTCCCGCTCGCAGGTGTGGCAGTGGATCCACAACGAGTCGTCGACCTCGGACGGCCGGACGATCACGCGCGAGCGCTGCGAGTCGATCGTCGACGAGCTCGCGGCCGGCTTCGACCTCACCGAGGGCAACCGGTTCCGGGAGGCGATCGCGCTCTTCCGCGAGATCGCGCTCGAGGAGACCTACCCGGCGTTCCTCACGCTGGCCGGCACCGAGCGCTACCTCGGCGACGGCGTCGAGCGGCCGACCACCGGCTCGATCCCGGTGCAGGACGCGCCGGAGGATGCACCCGCGCGGCTGGCGGCGTGA
- a CDS encoding glycosyltransferase family 2 protein has protein sequence MSAADPAGAGAGPAVLVAVPTFRRAELLPDLIEAIRLEMAAIALPSRILLVDNDPDRSAEEPAAVLGVGHLHEPVPGIAATRQAALDAAADHELVVMIDDDLVPEPGWLGGLVDAWTQHRPAVVMGYVRYVWPEGTDPWVAGGGFLRRSLIPTGTRLADLKTGNVLVDVAQVRALDVRFDVSLGLSGGSDVQFGRDLIDHGGVIVASAESVARDDIAAARTTRAFVRRRAICQGQVRARLYTRADSTGARIAKRAGFLVGGLVRVPAFAAGETLARVRGDVAASATFRRRRWFAQGRIQGALGLDEFEYARPAAAASA, from the coding sequence GTGAGCGCCGCCGACCCCGCCGGCGCGGGCGCCGGACCCGCGGTGCTGGTCGCCGTGCCGACCTTCCGACGGGCCGAGCTGCTCCCCGACCTCATCGAGGCCATCCGGCTCGAGATGGCCGCGATCGCGCTGCCGAGCCGCATCCTGCTCGTCGACAACGACCCCGACCGCTCCGCGGAGGAGCCTGCGGCGGTGCTCGGCGTCGGACACCTGCACGAGCCCGTGCCCGGCATCGCAGCGACGCGGCAGGCGGCGCTCGACGCCGCGGCCGACCACGAGCTCGTGGTGATGATCGACGACGACCTCGTGCCCGAGCCGGGCTGGCTCGGCGGGCTCGTCGACGCCTGGACGCAGCACCGTCCCGCGGTCGTGATGGGCTACGTGCGCTACGTCTGGCCGGAGGGCACCGATCCCTGGGTCGCCGGCGGCGGCTTCCTGCGCCGCAGCCTGATCCCGACCGGCACGCGCCTCGCCGACCTCAAGACGGGCAACGTGCTCGTCGACGTCGCGCAGGTGCGTGCGCTCGACGTGCGCTTCGACGTCTCGCTCGGGCTCTCCGGAGGCTCCGACGTGCAGTTCGGGCGCGACCTCATCGACCACGGCGGGGTGATCGTCGCCTCCGCCGAGTCCGTCGCGCGCGACGACATCGCAGCAGCTCGGACGACGCGTGCCTTCGTCCGGCGGCGCGCGATCTGTCAGGGCCAGGTCCGCGCCCGGCTCTACACGCGAGCCGACTCGACCGGTGCGCGCATCGCCAAGCGCGCCGGGTTCCTGGTCGGCGGACTCGTGCGCGTGCCGGCGTTCGCCGCCGGCGAGACGCTCGCGCGCGTGCGCGGCGACGTCGCCGCGAGCGCGACGTTCCGCCGTCGCCGGTGGTTCGCGCAGGGACGCATCCAGGGTGCGCTCGGCCTCGACGAGTTCGAGTACGCCCGGCCCGCTGCGGCCGCCTCCGCTTGA
- the rsgA gene encoding ribosome small subunit-dependent GTPase A — translation MSWLGDYEDPYEDYDESSVRERPNPKANRPRSKQRPEHESAITGIVTAVDRGRYTLAVRIGEDDEAIVTAARARELRKQAIVAGDRVDAVGDATGDTGTLARIVRIQPRTTVLRRSADDTDVVERVIVANADLMLMVVAAADPEPRPRLVDRYLVAALDAGITPIMVITKTDVADPEPFLALFEGLDIEVWRSSIDDPPVEALRARLDGHTTVAVGHSGVGKSTLVNALVPSAMRAVGHVNAVTGRGRHTSSSTVSFKLGDGWIIDTPGVRSFGLGHVATASVLRGFPDLAAVAEDCPRGCTHLADEEYCELSIAAAEGRLEARRVDSMQRLLGTLVAIREQRHQE, via the coding sequence ATGAGCTGGCTGGGCGACTACGAGGACCCGTACGAGGACTACGACGAGTCGAGCGTGCGCGAGCGGCCGAACCCGAAGGCCAACCGGCCGCGGTCGAAGCAGCGGCCAGAGCACGAGAGCGCGATCACGGGCATCGTCACCGCCGTCGACCGCGGCCGCTACACGCTCGCGGTGCGCATCGGGGAGGACGACGAGGCCATCGTCACGGCGGCGCGCGCCCGCGAGCTGCGCAAGCAGGCGATCGTCGCGGGCGACCGCGTCGACGCGGTCGGCGACGCGACGGGCGACACCGGCACCCTCGCGCGCATCGTGCGCATCCAGCCTCGCACCACGGTGCTGCGGCGCTCGGCGGACGACACCGACGTGGTGGAGCGCGTCATCGTCGCGAACGCCGACCTCATGCTCATGGTGGTCGCGGCGGCCGACCCCGAGCCGCGACCGCGGCTCGTCGACCGCTACCTCGTCGCGGCGCTCGACGCCGGCATCACCCCGATCATGGTCATCACGAAGACCGACGTCGCCGACCCCGAGCCGTTCCTGGCGCTCTTCGAGGGCCTCGACATCGAGGTGTGGCGGTCGTCGATCGACGACCCGCCGGTCGAGGCGCTGCGCGCGCGCCTCGACGGCCACACCACCGTCGCGGTCGGCCACTCCGGCGTCGGCAAGTCGACGCTCGTGAACGCGCTGGTGCCGAGCGCGATGCGCGCCGTCGGCCACGTGAACGCCGTCACCGGCCGCGGCCGCCACACCTCGTCGTCGACCGTGTCGTTCAAGCTCGGCGACGGCTGGATCATCGACACCCCGGGCGTGCGCTCCTTCGGGCTCGGCCACGTCGCGACCGCGAGCGTGCTGCGCGGCTTCCCCGACCTCGCCGCGGTCGCCGAGGACTGCCCGCGCGGCTGCACCCACCTCGCCGACGAGGAGTACTGCGAGCTGTCGATCGCCGCCGCCGAGGGCAGGCTCGAGGCGCGCCGAGTCGACTCGATGCAGCGGCTGCTCGGCACGCTCGTCGCGATCCGCGAGCAGCGGCACCAGGAGTGA
- the hisN gene encoding histidinol-phosphatase, which translates to MTRYDDDLDLALRMADAADAIAMARFGARDLQVTTKADTTHVTDADRAVEQRIRDVLQSERPDDAIFGEEFGSTGDAERQWIIDPIDGTAHYLRGAPIWATLIALVVDHHPVVGVVSAPALGGRWWAAQGQGAWTDVAEPRQIHVSKVADLSDAVLSYNSIQGWDGAGRMDDLVALQRDVWRARSYGDAWSYMLLAEGTIDAVAEFDLKPYDMAALVPVIEEAGGTFTSIGGQAGPWHGSALATNGALHAGLLARLAD; encoded by the coding sequence GTGACCCGCTACGACGACGACCTCGACCTCGCGCTGCGGATGGCCGACGCCGCCGATGCCATCGCCATGGCGCGCTTCGGCGCGCGCGACCTGCAGGTGACGACGAAGGCCGACACCACGCACGTCACCGACGCCGACCGCGCCGTCGAGCAGCGCATCCGCGACGTGCTGCAGTCGGAGCGGCCGGACGACGCCATCTTCGGCGAGGAGTTCGGCTCGACCGGCGACGCGGAGCGCCAGTGGATCATCGACCCGATCGACGGCACCGCGCACTACCTGCGGGGCGCGCCCATCTGGGCGACGCTCATCGCGCTCGTCGTCGACCACCACCCGGTCGTCGGCGTCGTGTCGGCGCCAGCGCTCGGCGGCCGCTGGTGGGCGGCGCAGGGCCAGGGCGCGTGGACGGACGTGGCTGAGCCGCGGCAGATCCACGTCTCGAAGGTCGCCGACCTGTCGGACGCCGTGCTCTCGTACAACTCGATCCAGGGCTGGGACGGCGCGGGCAGGATGGACGACCTGGTCGCCCTGCAGCGCGACGTCTGGCGCGCGCGCTCCTACGGCGACGCCTGGAGCTACATGCTGCTCGCCGAGGGCACGATCGACGCGGTGGCGGAGTTCGACCTCAAGCCCTACGACATGGCGGCGCTCGTGCCCGTCATCGAGGAGGCCGGGGGCACGTTCACGTCGATCGGCGGCCAGGCCGGGCCGTGGCACGGCTCCGCGCTCGCGACGAACGGGGCGCTGCACGCAGGGCTGCTCGCGCGCCTCGCCGACTGA
- a CDS encoding adenylyltransferase/cytidyltransferase family protein, whose amino-acid sequence MAQRIGYAAGAFDLFHIGHLNILKHARERCDVLIAGVVSDEMLRQVKRIEPIVPTLERVEIVRAVRWVDEVHVETVPDKLDTWREVGFTHFFKGDDWRGTEKGLRLEREFAEVGVEVVYFPYTAHTSSTVLRRALAQLTANADAAALQAQIALS is encoded by the coding sequence ATGGCGCAACGGATCGGCTACGCCGCAGGGGCTTTCGACCTGTTCCACATCGGGCACCTCAACATCCTCAAGCACGCGCGCGAGCGGTGCGATGTGCTCATCGCCGGCGTCGTGAGCGACGAGATGCTGCGGCAGGTCAAGCGCATCGAGCCGATCGTGCCGACGCTCGAGCGCGTCGAGATCGTGCGAGCGGTCCGCTGGGTCGACGAGGTGCACGTCGAGACGGTGCCCGACAAGCTCGACACCTGGCGCGAGGTGGGCTTCACCCACTTCTTCAAGGGCGACGACTGGCGCGGCACCGAGAAGGGGCTGCGGCTCGAGCGCGAGTTCGCCGAGGTCGGGGTCGAGGTCGTCTACTTCCCCTACACCGCGCACACCTCGAGCACCGTGCTGCGGCGGGCGCTCGCGCAGCTGACCGCGAACGCGGACGCCGCGGCGCTCCAGGCGCAGATCGCCCTCTCCTAG
- a CDS encoding zf-HC2 domain-containing protein — MTETGSLAPEAKKDCTEARAALEEFLHNELCAEDAADVRAHLATCDECSAEHHVGEMLTAALQGACRDRAPEELRAKLLASLRQARDQHA, encoded by the coding sequence GTGACCGAGACCGGCAGCCTCGCACCCGAGGCGAAGAAGGATTGCACCGAGGCTCGAGCCGCGCTCGAGGAGTTCCTCCACAACGAGCTGTGCGCCGAGGACGCCGCCGACGTGCGCGCGCACCTCGCCACGTGCGACGAGTGCTCCGCGGAGCACCACGTGGGCGAGATGCTCACGGCGGCGCTGCAGGGCGCCTGCCGCGACCGGGCGCCCGAGGAGCTGCGGGCGAAGCTGCTCGCGAGCCTCCGCCAGGCGCGCGACCAGCACGCCTGA
- a CDS encoding pyridoxamine 5'-phosphate oxidase family protein → MSAAPDPTSPAALARRILDANAYLTLATADADGRPWATPVWFADRDGRELIWVSRPEGRHSHNIRVRPEVALAVFDSTTPVGDATAVFADAVAGIVPDDEVLGALAVFNAKTVASGRPAWEPQRVTGASALRLYRAVATEVWIIDEDEQRVPLR, encoded by the coding sequence ATGAGCGCCGCACCGGATCCGACCTCGCCCGCCGCGCTCGCGCGACGCATCCTCGACGCGAACGCCTACCTCACGCTCGCGACGGCCGACGCCGACGGCCGCCCCTGGGCGACCCCGGTCTGGTTCGCGGACCGCGACGGCCGCGAGCTCATCTGGGTCTCGCGCCCCGAGGGCCGGCACTCGCACAACATCCGGGTGCGACCTGAGGTCGCGCTCGCGGTCTTCGACTCGACGACGCCGGTCGGCGACGCGACCGCGGTGTTCGCCGACGCGGTCGCCGGCATCGTCCCGGACGACGAGGTGCTCGGCGCGCTCGCGGTCTTCAACGCGAAGACCGTCGCCTCGGGGCGGCCGGCGTGGGAGCCGCAGCGCGTGACGGGGGCGTCGGCGCTGCGGCTCTACCGCGCGGTCGCCACCGAGGTGTGGATCATCGACGAGGACGAGCAGCGCGTGCCGCTGCGCTGA
- a CDS encoding helix-turn-helix domain-containing protein — translation MSSETAMTSDHSATASWDRPPRPASPSPHVDALQLGRSLRHARKAAGLTLDAVHDAIGLAPSQLSGFETGKREARFTQLQQLAALYGVTLERLTGTEPPSRRAELELRLERAMRSSTWQQKRLPTMRIGPRTPDDVLETMLALVDELDRAAEERVATPEEARRANTQLRAEMRARDNHFPEIEAEAAAMLARVGYQSGPLSQHLIAAITERLGFSVHHVGDLPHSTRSVTDLKRKRIYLSRSSRIDHDPRSVLLQALGHHVLGHSVPADYGGFLRQRIETNYFAAALLMPERAAVDFLGAAKADRQLAIEDLRDAFAVSYETAAHRLTNLATVHLGIPLHFQKVHESGIIYKAYENDGVTFPADHTGAIEGQPVCKRWTSREVFDVADKVNAFEQYTETPAGTFWCTAMTERSAAGEFSLSIGVPFSQAKWFRGRATKERSVSRCPDPSCCRTPPAELAEAWSGQAWPSARAHSHLLAALPPGAFPGVDETEVYRFLASRP, via the coding sequence ATGAGCAGCGAGACCGCAATGACCAGCGACCACAGCGCCACCGCGTCGTGGGATCGCCCCCCGCGACCCGCGTCACCTTCCCCGCACGTGGATGCGCTGCAGCTCGGGCGATCGCTCCGGCACGCGCGGAAGGCCGCCGGGCTGACGCTCGACGCGGTGCACGACGCGATCGGCCTCGCGCCGTCGCAGCTCTCCGGCTTCGAGACGGGCAAGCGCGAGGCGCGGTTCACGCAGCTGCAGCAGCTCGCGGCGCTCTACGGCGTCACGCTCGAGCGGCTGACGGGCACCGAGCCGCCCTCGCGCCGCGCCGAGCTCGAGCTGCGCCTCGAGCGCGCCATGCGGTCGTCGACGTGGCAGCAGAAGCGGCTCCCGACCATGCGGATCGGGCCACGCACGCCCGACGACGTGCTCGAGACGATGCTCGCGCTCGTCGACGAGCTCGACCGGGCGGCCGAGGAGCGGGTCGCGACGCCCGAGGAGGCGCGGCGCGCCAACACGCAGCTGCGCGCCGAGATGCGCGCGCGCGACAACCACTTCCCCGAGATCGAGGCGGAGGCGGCGGCGATGCTCGCCCGCGTCGGCTACCAGTCCGGTCCGCTGTCGCAGCACCTCATCGCGGCGATCACCGAGCGGCTGGGCTTCAGCGTGCACCACGTCGGCGACCTGCCGCACTCGACCAGGTCGGTCACCGACCTGAAGCGCAAGCGCATCTACCTCTCGCGCTCGAGCCGCATCGACCACGACCCGCGCTCGGTGCTGCTGCAGGCGCTCGGCCACCACGTGCTCGGCCATTCGGTGCCGGCGGACTACGGCGGCTTCCTGCGGCAGCGCATCGAGACGAACTACTTCGCGGCGGCGCTGCTCATGCCCGAGCGCGCCGCCGTCGACTTCCTCGGCGCGGCGAAGGCCGATCGGCAGCTCGCGATCGAGGACCTCCGCGATGCCTTCGCGGTGTCGTACGAGACCGCGGCGCACCGGCTCACCAACCTCGCGACCGTGCACCTCGGCATCCCGCTCCACTTCCAGAAGGTGCACGAGTCGGGGATCATCTACAAGGCGTACGAGAACGACGGCGTCACGTTCCCCGCCGATCACACCGGCGCGATCGAGGGCCAGCCGGTGTGCAAGCGGTGGACGAGCCGCGAGGTCTTCGACGTCGCCGACAAGGTGAACGCCTTCGAGCAGTACACCGAGACGCCCGCCGGCACGTTCTGGTGCACGGCGATGACGGAGCGCAGCGCGGCGGGGGAGTTCTCGCTCTCGATCGGCGTGCCGTTCTCGCAGGCGAAGTGGTTCCGCGGCCGCGCGACCAAGGAGCGCTCGGTGTCGCGCTGCCCGGATCCGTCGTGCTGCCGCACGCCGCCCGCCGAGCTGGCCGAGGCGTGGTCCGGACAGGCCTGGCCGAGCGCCAGGGCGCACTCGCACCTGCTGGCGGCGCTGCCGCCCGGCGCGTTCCCGGGCGTCGACGAGACCGAGGTCTACAGGTTCCTGGCGTCGCGCCCCTAG
- the aroA gene encoding 3-phosphoshikimate 1-carboxyvinyltransferase, with the protein MPAPDHSRPWTAPTATARLDARVQLPGSKSLTNRALLLAALADGPSTLHRPLRSRDASIMAAGLRALGADIREAPGDGLFGPDLVVTPGPVAGGAAIDCGLAGTAMRFLPIMAALGDGRVSFDGDPHARERPMDQTIAALRALGVEVEAAAPRLPFTVHGAGRVRGGELTIDASASSQFVSALLLVAARFDAGLTLHHRGSRLPSLPHIEMTLEALRQRGVDARSLDAGDGASWRVEPGPIAPLDEHIEPDLSNAAPFLAAVVAVGGRVVLDGWPARTTQVGRLLPELLAPFGATSRVADGTLTVEAVGGEIPGATLDLRAAGELAPTIVALGALASAPVEVTGIGHIRGHETDRIRALVDDIVAIGGVATALPDGIRVEPAPLTGGPWGAYADHRIATAGAVIGLRVPGVEVDDIGATAKTIPEFPELWAAMLA; encoded by the coding sequence ATGCCTGCACCAGATCATTCCCGCCCATGGACCGCGCCGACGGCGACCGCCCGCCTCGACGCGCGCGTGCAGCTGCCCGGCTCGAAGAGCCTCACGAACCGCGCGCTGCTCCTGGCCGCCCTGGCCGACGGTCCGAGCACGCTCCACCGGCCGCTGCGCAGCCGCGACGCGTCGATCATGGCCGCCGGGCTCCGAGCGCTCGGCGCCGACATCCGCGAGGCCCCCGGCGACGGGCTGTTCGGCCCCGACCTGGTCGTCACGCCGGGTCCGGTCGCCGGCGGCGCGGCCATCGACTGCGGGCTCGCGGGCACCGCGATGCGGTTCCTGCCGATCATGGCGGCGCTCGGCGACGGTCGGGTCTCGTTCGACGGCGACCCGCATGCGCGCGAGCGGCCGATGGACCAGACGATCGCGGCGCTCCGCGCGCTGGGCGTCGAGGTGGAGGCGGCTGCGCCGCGCCTGCCGTTCACGGTGCACGGCGCCGGCCGCGTGCGGGGCGGCGAGCTGACGATCGACGCGAGCGCGTCGAGCCAGTTCGTCTCGGCGCTGCTGCTCGTCGCCGCCCGCTTCGACGCGGGGCTGACGCTCCACCATCGCGGCTCCCGACTGCCGTCGCTCCCCCACATCGAGATGACGCTCGAGGCGCTGCGGCAGCGGGGCGTCGACGCGCGATCCCTCGACGCGGGCGACGGCGCGTCGTGGCGCGTGGAGCCGGGGCCCATCGCACCGCTCGACGAGCACATCGAGCCCGACCTCTCGAACGCGGCACCGTTCCTCGCCGCGGTCGTCGCCGTCGGCGGCCGGGTCGTGCTCGACGGGTGGCCCGCCCGGACCACGCAGGTCGGCCGCCTGCTCCCCGAGCTGCTCGCGCCGTTTGGCGCGACGTCGCGCGTCGCGGACGGCACGCTCACGGTCGAGGCGGTCGGGGGCGAGATCCCCGGCGCGACGCTCGACCTGCGCGCCGCCGGCGAGCTCGCGCCCACGATCGTCGCGCTCGGCGCGCTCGCGTCCGCGCCCGTCGAGGTGACCGGGATCGGGCACATCCGCGGGCACGAGACCGACCGCATCCGCGCGCTCGTCGACGACATCGTCGCGATCGGCGGCGTCGCGACCGCGCTCCCCGACGGCATCCGCGTCGAACCGGCACCGCTCACCGGCGGTCCGTGGGGCGCCTACGCCGACCACCGCATCGCCACCGCCGGCGCCGTGATCGGGCTGCGCGTGCCGGGCGTCGAGGTCGACGACATCGGCGCGACCGCCAAGACGATCCCGGAGTTCCCCGAGCTGTGGGCGGCGATGCTCGCATGA
- the aceA gene encoding isocitrate lyase, with protein sequence MTEQPRTTPHDTAPQDAALATEAAELELEWAADARWRGIRRDYSAADVVRLRGSVVEEHTLARRGAERLFERLHADEAPVRALGALTGNQAVQQVRAGLEAIYLSGWQVAADANLSGQTYPDQSLYPSNSVPAVVRRINNALQRADQIERSEGGRTVADWLAPIVADAEAGFGGPLNAFELMRSMISAGAAGVHWEDQLASEKKCGHLGGKVLIPTQQHVRTLNAARLAADVEGVQSVIIARTDAEAATLLTSDVDERDRPFVTGERTSEGFYEVRNGIEPCIARGRAYAPYADLLWMETGKPDLAVARRFAEGVKEAFPDQLLAYNCSPSFNWRKHLDDDQIAAFQRELGAMGYRFQFITLAGFHALNHSMFDLAKGYAQQHMTAYVDLQERELAAEAHGYTATKHQREVGTGWFDLVATTLNPTSGTLALAGSTESEQFH encoded by the coding sequence ATGACCGAGCAGCCCAGGACGACCCCGCACGACACCGCCCCGCAGGACGCAGCGCTGGCGACGGAGGCCGCGGAGCTCGAGCTCGAGTGGGCGGCCGACGCCCGCTGGCGCGGCATCCGGCGCGACTACAGCGCGGCGGATGTCGTGCGGCTGCGCGGCTCGGTCGTCGAGGAGCACACGCTCGCGCGCCGAGGCGCCGAGCGGCTGTTCGAGCGACTGCATGCCGACGAGGCGCCGGTGCGCGCGCTCGGCGCGCTGACGGGCAACCAGGCGGTGCAGCAGGTGCGCGCCGGCCTCGAGGCGATCTACCTCTCGGGCTGGCAGGTCGCGGCCGACGCCAACCTGTCGGGCCAGACCTATCCCGACCAGTCGCTGTACCCCTCGAACTCGGTGCCCGCGGTCGTGCGGCGGATCAACAACGCCCTGCAGCGCGCCGACCAGATCGAGCGCAGCGAGGGCGGCCGGACCGTCGCCGACTGGCTCGCGCCGATCGTCGCCGACGCGGAGGCCGGCTTCGGCGGCCCGCTCAACGCGTTCGAGCTCATGCGCAGCATGATCTCGGCCGGCGCGGCAGGCGTGCACTGGGAGGACCAGCTCGCGAGCGAGAAGAAGTGCGGCCACCTGGGCGGCAAGGTGCTCATCCCCACGCAGCAGCACGTGCGCACGCTCAACGCCGCGCGGCTCGCCGCCGACGTCGAGGGCGTCCAGAGCGTCATCATCGCCCGCACCGATGCGGAGGCCGCGACCCTGCTCACGAGCGACGTCGACGAGCGCGACCGCCCGTTCGTCACCGGCGAGCGCACGTCGGAGGGCTTCTACGAGGTGCGGAACGGCATCGAGCCGTGCATCGCCCGCGGCCGCGCCTACGCGCCCTACGCCGACCTGCTCTGGATGGAGACCGGCAAGCCCGACCTCGCGGTCGCCCGCCGCTTCGCCGAGGGCGTCAAGGAGGCGTTCCCCGACCAGCTGCTGGCCTACAACTGCTCGCCGTCGTTCAACTGGCGCAAGCACCTCGACGACGATCAGATCGCCGCGTTCCAGCGGGAGCTCGGCGCGATGGGATACCGCTTCCAGTTCATCACCCTCGCCGGCTTCCACGCGCTCAACCACTCGATGTTCGACCTGGCGAAGGGCTACGCCCAGCAGCACATGACGGCGTACGTCGACCTGCAGGAGCGCGAGCTCGCCGCCGAGGCGCACGGCTACACGGCCACGAAGCACCAGCGCGAGGTCGGCACCGGCTGGTTCGACCTCGTCGCGACGACGCTCAACCCGACCTCGGGGACGCTCGCGCTCGCGGGCTCGACCGAGTCCGAGCAGTTCCACTGA